Genomic DNA from Oceaniferula marina:
TATCCTGTTCATCGTCGGCATCCTCCTGCTCTCCGAAGGCGGTCATATGGCTCACCTCAGTTTCTGGGGTCACCCGGTCGAACAAATGAGCAAAGGCACCTTCTATTTTGTTATCGCCACCCTGGTCCTCGTCGATATCGTGCAAGGTCGCTATCAAAAGAAACTCCTCAAACAACGTGAGAAAAAACACGGAGCATTGGCATAGTTATACCAATGTTGAGTTGGTGTTCATCACAAGCCTCGCAAAGGCCCAGGCAGCTGCATTCCGCTAAAACCGACCAACGCGGTGTGCCCTGCCGGGCACACCAAAAAAAAAGCCGTCCACCCGGATCCGGGCAGACGGCTTGAACATTTAATCTGTCGATCCGATTAGGATTCGAGGAAGGTCTTCATGCGACCAATCCCTTCTTCAATCTGGTCGATATCGATTCCGGAATAAGCGAAGCGAATGTAACGCTCGGTTTCCCCCTCAAGCTGACGTCCAAAGTGGAGGCGGGTGCAGAAGGACACTCCGGTCGCTTCAAGCACAGCCTTACGGAATACATCGTAATCCGTGAAGCCCTTGTTCGCCATCGCTCCTGTGACGTTCGGGAACAAATAGAAGGTGGATGCGGGTGTCACACAATGAATTCCCTCGATCTGGTTCAAAGCATTGATCGCGGCATCACGGCGGCCTTTCAGCACATCGAGAAGGCCCATGACCTCTGTCTGGTCACCGGTCAATCCGTCCAATGCTCCATACTGGTTGAAGTGGTTCGAGCATGACTCGTCATTGACGTTGAGCTTGGCAATCACCGAAATGACATTCTCAGGCCCAACCGCAGCACCGAGGCGCCAACCGGTCATCGCAAACTTCTTGGAGAAGGTGTAAAGAATCACACAGCGCTCCTGCATACCTGGCAGACTGACAAACGACTGGCTCTTTCCTGAGTAACGAATCTCGAAGTAGGCCTCGTCACAAAGCACCATCAGATCGTGCTCCCGCACGATTTCGGCAAGGCGCTTGAACTCTTCAGGGCTGGCTTCTGCACCAATCGGGTTCTGCAGATCGTTGAGAATCAGGATCTTGGTTTTCGGTGTGATTGAATTTTCAATGGCATCGATATCAATCGCAAACCCTCCTTCGTTCTCCTTGTATCCATAAGGAAGAGCCGTGCCACCATAGTATTCAATCTGGGACTCATAGATCGGGTATCCCGGGTTGGGGTAAAGCACCTCGTCCCCTGGGTTCATCACTGCCTGAATAAACTTGGTGATCACCGGCTTACCACCAGGCTGAACCGCCACGTTTTCCATCCCGTATTTCACCCCGTGTGAGTTGCTGATATTTTCCGCAAGTGCTTCACGAAGCTGTGGAATTCCGGCATTCGGACAATAACCGGTTTTCCCGTCACGCATGGCTTTCACCGCGCCTTCAACCACCGTCGAAGGTGTGGGTAAATTCATGTCACCCAAGTGAAAGGGATAGACATGATTTCCTTTCGCTGCAAAGGCAGCAGCCT
This window encodes:
- a CDS encoding pyridoxal phosphate-dependent aminotransferase, with translation MMNIANRIDCLGTETAFAVSAEAAAFAAKGNHVYPFHLGDMNLPTPSTVVEGAVKAMRDGKTGYCPNAGIPQLREALAENISNSHGVKYGMENVAVQPGGKPVITKFIQAVMNPGDEVLYPNPGYPIYESQIEYYGGTALPYGYKENEGGFAIDIDAIENSITPKTKILILNDLQNPIGAEASPEEFKRLAEIVREHDLMVLCDEAYFEIRYSGKSQSFVSLPGMQERCVILYTFSKKFAMTGWRLGAAVGPENVISVIAKLNVNDESCSNHFNQYGALDGLTGDQTEVMGLLDVLKGRRDAAINALNQIEGIHCVTPASTFYLFPNVTGAMANKGFTDYDVFRKAVLEATGVSFCTRLHFGRQLEGETERYIRFAYSGIDIDQIEEGIGRMKTFLES